Sequence from the Puntigrus tetrazona isolate hp1 chromosome 11, ASM1883169v1, whole genome shotgun sequence genome:
aaacccaaaaaaaaaaaaaaaaaaaaaaaaaaaaaaaaaaaaaagaggaaagagtGTAAAGGGAAATAGAAGAAAGGGACAACGTTAGTAACATGGCTAGTCTTCCCCGGATGGAGCCTCCTCTTCTGAGCcgtcctcttcctcatcttcttcctcatcttcaGGGGCTTCGTCCTTCGTCTTTTTGGAAGGAGGAGACTCCTTCTCcacctcttcttcctcctcgtcTTCAAGGGGGCTCTCGGGTTCCTCGTCGTCTTTGGGCGAGGATTTCTCCACCGCTTTAGCAGGGCGACCCTTCCCTTTGCCTTTCATAGGGCTGGGGTTCACTGAGGGACGAAAGGCTGGGGTCATTACGATTTATTTAAACCTTTCATTCAGGAAGGATGAGAAGATAcccgtttcaaataaatgcagttcttttgaactttattcaTCAACGAATTGTGAAAACTAACCTCAAACTAAAAGTAAGATGCAGCAATTGTTAAAATTGGCTAAAATTTTTTCTTAACTAGTTTTGCGAGCAGCAAATATGAAGACACTTAacactgatgctgaaaatgcagctttaccATTACTTCTTCCACACACaccttttcaaacatttaatgatATTACCATTTTTGTGGCATACTTCgagtgttattttttaaaaatcatccCATTGACCTGTACCTCGTGGCTATAGCACTGCAGTACATTTCAAAGACCAGAATACTTCTGCTGAAGCTCCTTTACCGCATGTTCAGATTCAATAGCCCCAGGCCAACAACTGTTTTAAGCAATATATGACTTAAATGAGAAaacgaaaaaataaatagttgacTCAAATGATCAAAAACCATCATTTACAGATCATTTCAAGCCCGTATGAAACACAAAGACTCACCCACATCCTAAAATCTCAAGAGCGTCGGTGATTACCTGTGGCCTTTAGTCGGGGTTTAGGGGATTTCTTGTCCTTCTTCTCCACTCTCCTTCCTCCTCTCGGCACTACttttttgcctttctttttGGAGTGCCCATAGTCgctgtcatcatcatcatcaaccaTGAAGTCTTCATCGCTGCCTGACTCTTCTGCAAGAGAAAATCGCAACATAAGGGCGCCTGATTCACTAGTTATCATCCAAAATCATTACCAATTACGAGCAGTGTTGACGataatgctgctgctgcttaACCAAAAAAAGATGACAGACGCATTTAACACCGCAGTTAAAAACGAGCACACTTACGGTCCAGGTATGCCTGCTCTTCCTCGTCCTTTTCCTCATCCTCACTGCCTCCGTCTCCCAGAAGGATTTCTCTCTGTTTGGACACGGCCTTCGACGCAGCCTGCCTCACCTGCCTCGGTTTCCTGCTCACCTCTTTATCGTCATCGTCGCTGTCATCTGCAGAGGAAATCACGAGCGTCACGCACAACAGATGCACCCatattttcattcatgcatCATTTCGTTTGCATCCATCTTCAGGTCGCGCGCTCCTCCTATCTTCGGGTCACCGattgtttaatatattgatCACGTGATCTTACTCGGACTTAATGGGCAGCTCCTGGCCAAGATAGGACTAGGACTTTATTCTGATAGTTCAACGTCTGGCGCTTCACGTTTAATGCGTTTTTGTCGATCCGCGACTCACCTCCACCTCGTTTCCTCTTCAGTGACTTTTTGCCCGGCTTCTCCACCTTtcctttctttccctttttgGCCTTTTTATCATCATAGTCGCTTCCTCCATCC
This genomic interval carries:
- the nucks1a gene encoding nuclear ubiquitous casein and cyclin-dependent kinase substrate 1a, whose translation is MARPVRNRKVVNYSQFNESDDADEDYGREKETTKKIRAPPREIKHKKSKNSQEDSEDSDDKLSKSKNDSADDFGSDEDNDFGEKEEDEDGGSDYDDKKAKKGKKGKVEKPGKKSLKRKRGGDDSDDDDKEVSRKPRQVRQAASKAVSKQREILLGDGGSEDEEKDEEEQAYLDQESGSDEDFMVDDDDDSDYGHSKKKGKKVVPRGGRRVEKKDKKSPKPRLKATVNPSPMKGKGKGRPAKAVEKSSPKDDEEPESPLEDEEEEEVEKESPPSKKTKDEAPEDEEEDEEEDGSEEEAPSGED